In one Micromonospora polyrhachis genomic region, the following are encoded:
- the pth gene encoding aminoacyl-tRNA hydrolase produces the protein MTDEAQPWLVVGLGNPGKEYARNRHNVGFMVVDLLAGRIGARFGRHRRAVAEVAEGRLGLGGPRLVLAKPLTYMNLSGGPVAALAQFFKVPPAQVIAVHDELDVDYGQLRAKCGGGEGGHNGLRSMSKSLGTKDYHRVRFGIGRPPGRQDPADYVLSDFSAAERKELEFLVDRAADVTESIVTRGLEPTQNAYHGS, from the coding sequence GTGACGGACGAAGCGCAGCCGTGGCTCGTGGTCGGGCTCGGCAACCCCGGCAAGGAGTACGCACGGAATCGCCACAATGTCGGGTTCATGGTGGTGGATCTGCTCGCCGGGCGGATCGGTGCGAGGTTCGGCCGGCATCGTCGGGCGGTTGCCGAGGTGGCCGAGGGGCGGCTCGGGCTCGGAGGTCCGAGGCTGGTGCTCGCCAAGCCGTTGACGTACATGAACCTGTCGGGCGGGCCGGTTGCCGCGTTGGCCCAGTTCTTCAAGGTGCCGCCGGCTCAGGTGATCGCGGTGCATGACGAACTGGACGTCGACTACGGCCAGTTGCGGGCGAAGTGCGGTGGTGGCGAGGGTGGTCACAACGGGCTGCGTTCGATGAGCAAGTCGCTGGGGACGAAGGACTACCACCGGGTGCGGTTCGGCATCGGTCGTCCGCCGGGGCGGCAGGATCCGGCCGATTATGTGCTCTCGGACTTCTCCGCTGCCGAGCGTAAGGAGTTGGAGTTCCTCGTCGATCGGGCGGCGGACGTGACGGAGTCGATCGTCACTCGGGGCCTGGAGCCGACGCAGAACGCCTATCACGGCTCCTGA